A window of Aquitalea denitrificans contains these coding sequences:
- a CDS encoding response regulator, whose translation MLSNAIKFTSQGSVTVRVRQSVLPDQQLLVQIRVTDTGIGISEEDQQRLFLPFGQARGVARDVHSGTGLGLVISRTLCEMMQGSLALSSRPYDGTRLDIELRLPVSDHPYVEPVAPDAGVAQSQADKLRLRILVVDDNAANRLLLSQQLRYLGHQTAVAPHGREGLMMWQQGSFDVIFTDCNMPEMNGYQLAQAIRQQEEQEQRSPVLLLGFTANALPDEKERCRAAGMDDCLFKPISLSGLRACLQQHMLGRDNKVAGEGSISYSLDELSFMEDEQLQQLLEHLLQGLRDDMESLQSLVLLGNAAGVARVAHQIKGAARIINAGQLINSCQALEDYCRQHEDISEQHPLVQALCMAVSELQTALIRLMGSPRLS comes from the coding sequence CTGCTCAGCAATGCCATCAAATTTACCTCCCAGGGCAGCGTGACGGTACGAGTCCGCCAGAGCGTGCTGCCGGATCAGCAGCTGCTGGTGCAGATCCGGGTTACTGATACCGGTATCGGTATTTCCGAGGAGGATCAGCAGCGTCTGTTCCTGCCCTTCGGCCAGGCGCGCGGTGTGGCGCGCGATGTCCACAGCGGTACCGGGCTGGGACTGGTCATCAGCCGTACGCTGTGCGAAATGATGCAAGGATCGCTTGCGCTTAGCAGCCGACCCTATGATGGAACCCGGCTGGACATCGAATTGCGCTTGCCGGTATCCGATCACCCCTATGTCGAACCGGTCGCTCCGGATGCCGGAGTCGCCCAATCGCAGGCCGACAAGCTCAGGCTGCGTATCCTGGTGGTGGACGACAATGCCGCAAACCGTCTGCTGCTATCCCAGCAGCTGCGCTACCTTGGGCATCAGACCGCGGTCGCACCGCATGGCAGGGAAGGGCTGATGATGTGGCAACAGGGTAGCTTCGACGTGATATTCACCGACTGCAACATGCCAGAGATGAACGGCTACCAGCTGGCGCAGGCAATTCGCCAGCAAGAGGAACAGGAACAGCGTTCGCCTGTTTTGTTGCTTGGCTTTACTGCCAATGCCCTGCCTGACGAAAAGGAACGCTGCCGCGCTGCCGGCATGGACGACTGCCTGTTCAAGCCCATCAGCCTCTCCGGTCTGCGTGCCTGTCTGCAGCAGCATATGCTCGGGCGCGACAATAAAGTGGCTGGGGAAGGCAGCATCAGCTATAGCCTGGATGAATTGTCCTTTATGGAGGACGAGCAGCTGCAGCAGCTGCTGGAGCACCTGCTGCAGGGCCTGCGCGATGATATGGAGTCATTGCAGTCCCTGGTATTGCTGGGCAATGCCGCCGGTGTTGCGCGTGTGGCGCATCAGATAAAGGGTGCGGCCCGCATTATCAACGCCGGCCAGCTTATAAACAGTTGCCAGGCACTGGAGGATTATTGCCGTCAGCATGAGGACATCAGCGAGCAGCACCCGCTGGTTCAGGCACTTTGCATGGCAGTTTCCGAGCTGCAGACCGCGTTGATTCGCCTGATGGGCAGTCCACGGTTATCCTGA
- the bfr gene encoding bacterioferritin, which translates to MQGKQDIIDLLNTLLAGELTAVDQYLLHGEMYADMGLQKLAEKALHESAHEREHAQAIIQRILFLEGKPDLSKREALQIGSTVPEMLKSDLAVEYKVTRELKKAIAQCEQAEDYVSREMLVVQLDDTEMDHAYFLEKQLRLIELTGLPNYLQSQMA; encoded by the coding sequence ATGCAAGGCAAACAAGACATTATTGATCTGCTCAATACCCTGCTGGCAGGGGAGTTGACTGCCGTCGATCAGTACCTGCTGCATGGAGAGATGTATGCCGACATGGGCTTGCAGAAGCTGGCTGAGAAAGCACTGCACGAATCCGCCCACGAGCGCGAACATGCCCAGGCCATCATCCAGCGTATTCTCTTTCTGGAAGGCAAGCCGGATCTGAGCAAGCGTGAAGCCCTGCAAATCGGCAGTACTGTGCCAGAAATGCTCAAGTCCGACCTGGCGGTGGAGTACAAGGTAACGCGCGAACTGAAAAAAGCCATTGCCCAGTGCGAGCAGGCCGAAGACTATGTCAGCCGAGAAATGCTGGTGGTCCAGCTGGATGATACCGAAATGGATCATGCCTATTTCCTGGAAAAACAGCTGCGACTGATCGAACTGACCGGCCTCCCCAACTACCTGCAAAGCCAGATGGCGTAA
- the bfr gene encoding bacterioferritin, whose product MKADKTVIKLLNHVLRNELTAINQYFLHARMFRNWGLERLNDYQYKQSIRVMKEADELIERILFLEGLPNLQDLGKLHIGETVEECLRSDLRYEEEVQRPQLVDGIAHCEQKQDYVSRELLQELLEHCEETIDWLETQLSLIKDVSLANYLQSQIQS is encoded by the coding sequence ATGAAAGCAGACAAAACCGTCATCAAACTGCTCAACCATGTGCTGCGTAACGAGTTGACCGCCATCAACCAGTATTTCCTGCATGCGCGCATGTTCCGTAACTGGGGCTTGGAGCGGCTCAACGACTATCAGTACAAGCAGTCGATCCGGGTGATGAAAGAAGCCGACGAGCTGATAGAACGCATCCTGTTTCTGGAAGGGCTACCCAATCTGCAGGACCTGGGCAAGCTGCACATCGGTGAAACCGTGGAAGAATGCCTGCGCAGTGATTTACGCTACGAAGAAGAAGTACAGCGCCCGCAACTGGTGGATGGCATTGCCCATTGTGAACAGAAGCAGGATTACGTCAGCCGCGAACTGCTACAGGAACTGCTGGAACACTGCGAAGAAACCATAGACTGGCTAGAGACTCAGCTTAGCCTGATCAAGGATGTCAGCCTGGCCAACTATCTGCAAAGCCAGATTCAGTCCTGA
- the acnA gene encoding aconitate hydratase AcnA translates to MRSASYLREFSFGNGQIGLYYALPLLEQQGFGAISRLPVSLRIMLESLLRHVGGQYVSEAHLRQLASWQPQAPRETEIPFVVARILLQDFTGVPLLCDLAAMRDATIRLGRDPALITPKTPVHLVVDHSVQVDFFREPDALQRNLQLEYERNAERYRFIKWGQHAFANLHVTPPGQGIVHQVNLEYLAPGLTRQGKIYCPDTLVGTDSHTTMINGLGVLGWGVGGIEAESAMLGLPVFLLQPDVLGVHLHGHLSTGVTATDVVLTLTELLRKSDVVGDFVEFFGNGAARLTVPDRATIANMAPEYGATVAYFPPDHQTVAYLTATGRGSEQVAAFQAYFQAQKMFGMPRLGEIDYSRVINVNLADIKPCVAGPRRPQDRIPLDALKQSFITTLSAPTERGGFGKGAAAPVRPAGSAADKQLTHGDIVIAAITSCTNTSHPGSMLTAGLLARKAVALGLAVPSHIKTSLAPGSQVVRDYLEGAGLLEPLAQLGFRLVAYGCTTCIGNSGPLDLALEQQIAEGDLICASVLSGNRNFEARIHPALRANFLMSPPLVVAFALAGRIDIDLTREPLGQDKQGNAVYLSMLWPSPQEIDRAVHAAENPTSYPRLYQIADDPLWQDLPLETQQTYNWPRSSYIVRPPFLDDVTLHRLPPLPPIRQARALALLGDSVTTDHISPAGSIAPDSCAGGYLQQLGITPRLFNSYGSRRGNHEVMVRGTFANIRILNLMLPPDADGRPITGGYTLHQPDGIQGFIYDVAQRYQTEGVPLLVIAGKEYGSGSSRDWAAKGTALLGVRAVIAESFERIHRANLVGMGVLPLQFREDDSISSLGLTGRELFTLEGLEDQLTPAQPVQLHIDYPDGRHRVCSLQLRVDTPTEVDYCLHGGVLPYVLHQLLNA, encoded by the coding sequence ATGCGCAGCGCCAGTTATTTACGTGAATTCTCCTTTGGCAACGGGCAGATTGGTTTGTATTACGCACTGCCCTTGCTGGAACAGCAGGGCTTCGGTGCCATCTCCAGACTACCGGTTTCCTTGCGCATCATGCTGGAGTCTCTGCTGCGGCATGTGGGTGGCCAATATGTCAGCGAGGCCCATTTGCGCCAGCTCGCCAGCTGGCAGCCACAAGCACCACGCGAGACGGAAATTCCCTTTGTGGTGGCGCGCATTCTGCTGCAGGACTTCACCGGTGTGCCCCTGCTATGCGATCTGGCCGCCATGCGCGATGCCACCATTCGTCTGGGCCGGGACCCGGCGCTGATCACACCGAAAACTCCGGTGCATCTGGTAGTGGATCACTCGGTGCAGGTGGATTTTTTCCGTGAGCCCGATGCCTTGCAGCGCAATCTGCAACTGGAATACGAACGCAATGCCGAGCGCTACCGTTTCATCAAATGGGGCCAGCACGCTTTTGCCAATCTGCACGTCACCCCGCCGGGGCAGGGCATTGTCCACCAGGTCAATCTGGAGTACCTGGCACCCGGCCTGACCCGACAAGGCAAAATCTACTGTCCCGACACCCTGGTCGGGACCGATTCGCATACCACCATGATCAATGGCCTGGGTGTGCTGGGCTGGGGAGTGGGCGGCATCGAGGCGGAATCAGCCATGCTGGGTTTACCGGTGTTCCTGCTACAGCCGGATGTGCTTGGCGTACACCTGCACGGGCACTTGTCCACGGGAGTTACCGCCACCGATGTTGTCCTCACCCTGACCGAATTGCTGCGCAAGTCAGATGTGGTGGGGGATTTTGTCGAATTCTTTGGCAACGGGGCCGCCCGGCTCACCGTTCCGGACCGCGCCACCATTGCCAACATGGCTCCGGAATACGGTGCCACCGTGGCTTATTTTCCTCCCGACCACCAGACGGTGGCCTACCTGACGGCCACAGGCCGCGGCAGCGAACAGGTTGCCGCGTTTCAGGCCTATTTCCAGGCACAGAAAATGTTTGGCATGCCACGACTGGGAGAGATCGACTACAGTCGCGTCATCAATGTAAACCTGGCAGACATCAAGCCCTGCGTGGCCGGCCCGCGCCGGCCGCAGGATCGCATTCCACTGGACGCGTTGAAGCAAAGTTTCATCACCACCCTGTCCGCACCCACCGAGCGTGGCGGCTTCGGCAAGGGCGCTGCAGCCCCGGTCCGGCCAGCCGGATCGGCGGCAGACAAGCAGCTGACTCATGGCGACATCGTGATTGCCGCCATTACCTCCTGTACCAACACTTCGCATCCGGGCAGCATGCTGACTGCGGGTTTGCTGGCCCGGAAGGCGGTGGCATTGGGACTGGCGGTGCCATCTCATATCAAAACCTCGCTGGCCCCCGGTTCGCAAGTGGTGCGCGACTACCTGGAAGGTGCAGGGCTGCTGGAGCCACTGGCACAGCTTGGCTTTCGCCTGGTCGCCTATGGCTGCACCACCTGCATTGGCAATTCGGGACCGCTGGATCTGGCCTTGGAGCAACAAATTGCCGAGGGTGATCTCATCTGCGCTTCCGTCCTGTCCGGCAATCGCAATTTTGAAGCGCGCATTCATCCGGCACTACGCGCCAACTTCCTGATGAGCCCACCGCTGGTCGTGGCCTTTGCGCTGGCCGGGCGGATAGACATAGATCTGACTCGTGAGCCACTCGGTCAGGATAAACAGGGCAATGCAGTCTATCTGTCCATGCTGTGGCCAAGTCCGCAGGAAATAGACCGGGCCGTTCACGCGGCGGAAAATCCGACCAGCTACCCACGCCTGTACCAGATAGCGGATGACCCCTTATGGCAGGACCTGCCGCTTGAGACACAGCAGACATATAACTGGCCACGCTCCAGTTATATTGTCCGCCCTCCATTTCTGGATGATGTCACGCTACACCGCCTTCCACCCTTGCCACCGATACGGCAAGCCAGAGCCCTGGCGCTGCTGGGCGACTCAGTCACCACCGATCACATCAGCCCGGCCGGCAGCATTGCTCCCGACTCCTGTGCGGGAGGCTATCTGCAACAACTGGGTATCACGCCCCGCTTGTTCAACAGCTACGGATCGCGTCGGGGTAACCACGAAGTTATGGTGCGCGGCACCTTTGCCAATATCCGGATTCTCAACCTGATGTTACCGCCAGATGCCGACGGCAGGCCGATCACCGGTGGCTATACCCTGCATCAGCCTGATGGCATACAAGGTTTCATTTACGACGTGGCCCAACGCTATCAGACAGAAGGCGTGCCACTGCTGGTGATTGCCGGCAAGGAATACGGCAGCGGATCAAGCCGTGACTGGGCAGCCAAAGGCACCGCCCTGCTGGGAGTACGTGCTGTCATTGCCGAAAGCTTCGAACGCATTCACCGCGCCAATCTGGTTGGCATGGGCGTCTTGCCACTGCAATTTCGGGAAGACGACAGCATCAGCTCCCTCGGTCTGACTGGCCGTGAATTATTCACGCTTGAAGGGCTGGAGGATCAGTTGACCCCTGCACAGCCGGTGCAACTGCATATCGACTACCCTGATGGTCGCCACCGGGTCTGTAGCTTGCAATTACGTGTTGATACGCCGACCGAAGTCGACTACTGCCTGCATGGCGGGGTATTGCCTTATGTACTGCATCAATTGCTGAATGCATGA
- the fumC gene encoding class II fumarate hydratase, with the protein MITSQRMESDSFGSIAVADDALWGAETQRALQHFAISNEPMPLALIHALASVKRAAAQANMELGLLDATKGEAIVQACDEIAAGQHERQFPLSVWQTGSGTQSHMNMNEVLANRASVLLGGHPGQQALLHPHDEINMGQSSNDVFPTAMHLAAAQGIRHQLLPALGRLQQQLLAKSQAFAGVIKIGRTHLQDATPLTLGQEISGWVAQLHHAEQALQGSLPALCQLAIGGTAVGTGLNTHPQFGDRVAAILAAQTGLPLCSADNKFAALAGHDAMVMTHGAMKMLATTLMKIANDIRWLASGPRCGLGELILPANEAGSSIMPGKVNPTQCEAVTMLCCQVMGNDVALSIGAASGNFELNVFKPLIAYNFLQSLRLLSDGMDSLGEHCIAGMQPDRERIAQLLERSLMLVTALSPHIGYDQAARIARHAQQTGCTLKQAALELASISEAQFDSWVQPGNMV; encoded by the coding sequence ATGATCACGTCCCAACGCATGGAAAGCGACAGTTTTGGCAGCATCGCCGTAGCGGACGATGCACTGTGGGGAGCCGAGACCCAGCGTGCACTGCAACATTTCGCCATTTCAAACGAGCCGATGCCGCTAGCACTGATCCACGCGCTAGCCAGCGTCAAGCGGGCGGCGGCCCAGGCAAATATGGAACTGGGCTTGCTGGATGCCACCAAGGGAGAGGCCATTGTGCAGGCCTGTGATGAAATAGCCGCTGGCCAGCATGAGCGGCAGTTTCCGCTGTCAGTCTGGCAAACCGGCTCGGGCACGCAAAGCCATATGAACATGAATGAAGTGCTGGCCAACCGGGCAAGCGTTTTGCTTGGTGGCCATCCTGGCCAGCAGGCGCTATTGCACCCACATGATGAAATCAATATGGGGCAGTCCTCCAACGATGTCTTCCCCACCGCCATGCATCTGGCCGCGGCCCAAGGCATCCGCCACCAACTGCTGCCGGCACTGGGCAGGCTGCAACAACAGCTGCTTGCCAAATCGCAGGCCTTTGCCGGGGTGATCAAAATTGGCCGTACCCACCTGCAAGATGCCACCCCCCTGACGCTGGGCCAGGAGATATCAGGCTGGGTCGCCCAGTTACACCATGCCGAACAAGCCTTGCAGGGCAGCCTGCCCGCATTGTGCCAACTGGCAATCGGCGGGACTGCGGTAGGAACCGGTCTGAACACACATCCTCAGTTTGGCGACCGGGTGGCTGCCATCCTGGCAGCGCAAACCGGCCTGCCACTTTGCAGCGCAGACAACAAGTTTGCCGCACTGGCTGGACACGATGCCATGGTGATGACGCATGGTGCGATGAAAATGTTGGCCACGACGCTGATGAAAATCGCCAACGATATCCGCTGGCTGGCTTCCGGCCCGCGCTGCGGGCTGGGGGAGCTGATCCTGCCGGCCAATGAAGCCGGCAGCTCCATCATGCCGGGCAAGGTAAACCCCACCCAGTGCGAGGCTGTCACCATGCTGTGCTGCCAGGTGATGGGCAACGATGTGGCGCTGTCTATCGGTGCCGCTTCGGGAAATTTTGAACTCAATGTCTTCAAGCCACTGATTGCCTACAATTTTCTGCAAAGCCTGCGTCTGTTGAGTGATGGCATGGACAGCCTGGGTGAACACTGCATTGCCGGCATGCAGCCCGACCGCGAACGCATCGCCCAGTTGCTGGAGCGCTCACTGATGCTGGTCACCGCCCTCAGCCCTCACATCGGCTATGACCAGGCGGCCCGTATTGCCCGCCACGCACAACAGACCGGCTGTACGCTGAAGCAGGCAGCGCTGGAACTGGCCAGCATCAGTGAGGCCCAATTCGATAGCTGGGTGCAGCCTGGCAATATGGTGTAA
- a CDS encoding BON domain-containing protein, with product MLKTDTTLQSDVMAELAWDPQIYASHIGVQAKDGVITLSGQVADFTQKWAAERAALRVGGVQALAIELTVALPWQEQRGDSEISAAAANALQMIPVLKDHNIKVMVEHGWITLTGDVEWDFQRKTAISLLRHLSGVTGISNQITLRSKLVSHAIKEEVEAALKRRAISDINSITVNIDGPDVILSGSVHSWSERALANHAAAGMPGVRDVIDKISVIA from the coding sequence ATGCTAAAAACCGATACCACACTGCAGTCAGATGTCATGGCAGAGTTGGCATGGGATCCGCAGATCTATGCCAGCCATATCGGCGTGCAGGCCAAGGACGGCGTCATCACTCTCAGCGGGCAGGTGGCCGACTTTACGCAAAAGTGGGCAGCAGAACGGGCCGCCTTGCGGGTCGGTGGCGTGCAGGCCCTTGCTATCGAATTAACAGTGGCCCTGCCCTGGCAGGAACAGCGTGGTGATAGTGAGATTTCGGCCGCAGCAGCCAACGCCTTGCAAATGATACCCGTGCTCAAAGACCACAATATCAAAGTCATGGTCGAGCACGGCTGGATCACCTTGACAGGCGATGTCGAGTGGGACTTCCAGCGCAAGACGGCCATCAGTCTGCTACGCCATCTCTCTGGTGTTACCGGTATCAGCAACCAGATCACGCTGCGCAGCAAGCTGGTCAGCCACGCCATCAAGGAAGAAGTGGAAGCGGCACTCAAACGCCGGGCCATAAGCGACATCAACAGCATTACCGTCAACATTGATGGCCCGGACGTGATTCTCTCCGGCAGCGTCCATAGCTGGTCCGAGCGCGCCTTGGCCAACCATGCTGCTGCCGGCATGCCCGGCGTGCGCGATGTCATCGACAAGATTTCCGTCATCGCCTGA
- a CDS encoding Crp/Fnr family transcriptional regulator has protein sequence MVEVCPANGLLSALPEADWLQIRPFLEQVELPLGKTLYESGHKLSHVYFPVTAIVSLLYVMENGDSAEIAVVGNEGIVGIALFMGGESTPSRGVVQSGGYGYRLPAHVIKQEFERSLPFMHLLLRYTQALITQMSQTAVCNRHHSLDQQLCRWLLLSLDRLQGSELCMTQELIANMLGVRREGVTNAALNLQREGIISYARGHIRVLDRPALEARTCECYAVVKKEYQRLLPPFRAK, from the coding sequence ATGGTAGAAGTATGCCCAGCCAATGGTCTGCTCTCAGCCTTGCCGGAGGCAGATTGGTTGCAAATCAGGCCCTTTCTCGAACAGGTGGAATTGCCGCTGGGCAAGACGCTTTACGAGTCAGGACACAAACTCAGCCACGTCTATTTTCCCGTGACGGCCATCGTATCGTTGCTGTACGTCATGGAGAACGGCGACTCTGCCGAGATTGCAGTGGTTGGCAATGAAGGCATTGTCGGCATTGCCCTGTTCATGGGAGGGGAGTCCACCCCAAGCCGGGGAGTAGTCCAAAGTGGTGGCTACGGTTACCGCCTGCCGGCACACGTGATCAAGCAGGAGTTCGAGCGTTCGCTACCGTTCATGCATCTCTTACTGCGTTACACCCAGGCGCTGATTACCCAGATGTCACAGACAGCGGTATGCAACAGGCATCACTCGCTGGATCAGCAGCTATGTCGCTGGCTGTTGCTCAGCCTGGATCGGCTGCAAGGCAGCGAGCTGTGTATGACGCAGGAGCTGATTGCCAACATGCTGGGCGTGCGGCGCGAAGGGGTGACCAATGCAGCATTGAATTTGCAGCGTGAGGGCATCATCAGCTATGCCCGCGGGCACATTCGGGTACTGGACCGTCCGGCACTGGAAGCGCGCACCTGTGAGTGCTATGCCGTGGTGAAAAAGGAGTATCAGCGGCTGTTGCCGCCTTTCCGGGCGAAGTGA
- a CDS encoding Crp/Fnr family transcriptional regulator — protein MKQPHNCILQRLPSADRHQLLARCEQTALPLAARLDGPGQGGHQVYFPLSGLVVLQSGSGNHIVSAGMLGNEGMLGAGLVLGLARSPLQATVLEAGQALRVDSLGFWHALRHSQSLTRLSRHYFYSTHEQLALSAACAHFHDIIPRLACWLLMAHDRLQLDEMHFTQQDMAGILGVRRVGITRAAGWLQGQGLICYHRGAISILDRPGLQQTACSCYVLFARNHALLVCHP, from the coding sequence ATGAAGCAGCCGCACAATTGCATTCTGCAGCGTTTGCCGTCAGCCGATCGCCATCAACTGCTGGCGCGATGCGAGCAAACAGCTTTGCCGCTGGCTGCCCGCCTGGACGGCCCCGGACAAGGTGGCCATCAGGTTTACTTCCCCCTGTCCGGGCTGGTGGTGCTGCAGTCAGGCAGCGGCAATCATATTGTTTCGGCCGGCATGCTTGGCAATGAGGGTATGCTGGGGGCTGGCTTGGTGCTGGGGCTGGCCCGGTCGCCCTTGCAGGCCACGGTACTGGAAGCCGGACAGGCCCTGCGAGTTGATTCTCTTGGTTTCTGGCATGCATTGCGGCATAGCCAATCCTTGACACGGCTGAGTCGGCATTATTTTTATTCCACCCATGAACAACTCGCCCTGTCTGCAGCGTGTGCCCATTTTCATGACATCATTCCACGGCTGGCGTGCTGGTTGCTGATGGCTCACGACCGCCTGCAACTTGATGAAATGCATTTCACCCAGCAGGATATGGCCGGCATTCTTGGCGTACGACGCGTCGGCATTACCCGCGCAGCAGGCTGGCTGCAAGGCCAGGGGCTGATTTGCTATCACCGTGGAGCGATCAGCATCCTGGATCGGCCAGGTTTACAACAGACGGCATGCAGCTGTTATGTATTGTTTGCTCGCAATCATGCACTGCTGGTTTGTCACCCCTGA
- a CDS encoding chemotaxis protein CheB, with the protein MKNTPPDMHKHAESARSDHAGLPSAIVGIGCSAGGLEALEAFVAGITPGLGVSLVIVQHLAPDFASILPELLASHTRLAVHEARHGTPILPDCIYVIPPNKTLSFDRGCLYLSTPPAGLRLPVDHLFHTLAHGLGKRSIGVILSGMGEDGMLGVQEMKACGGRTYAQDPLTARADSMPRSAIERGVIDFIASPERLARLVLEQCTQQEDERQSAALAEPAQQEAMREIIALLQQHTGNDFSHYKPNTLNRRIERRMALLRLDSMQAYAEHFRSNLQERDWLLKELLIGVTRFFRDTAMWDYLRDIAMPALFAQYPAGKALRAWVPACSSGEEAYSLAILFRESLLLHQPAGQFSLKIYATDLDGDAIQHARRGVYSCSIAPEVGEARLKQYFVYEEDQFRVSKDIRDMVVFATQNIISDPPFTRLDILSCRNLMIYLDSVLQEKLLPLFHYALCSGGILVLGSAETIGRFSTLFVPLDKKNRIFSRGNEASSSRALEIALRTETRLLPQIEETMPDYRKSLEYQTDQLIQQNYAPAGVLINNDGDILYISGRVGKYLEPAAGKVNVNIHAMAREGLASALHSAIQQVLSGEERVQLHDLQVDVFGTPQRFHLTVQHIRQPAELQGRLLVVFTEAPPPKARSRRRIPASERELMLEDELEQTRKLLRSMQEDMQIALEEMNSGNEELQATNEELTTSREELQSLNEELQTINVELQAKLDDLTWERNDMNNLLNSTEIATVFLDGDMRLRRFTRHATTLFKLIPGDIGRPLSDIRSELEYPQLLNDATKVLQTLVFEEKRVHSHNGRWYRVRIMPYRRLDNVIDGIVITFIDTTEIASLEARLQQHME; encoded by the coding sequence ATGAAAAATACTCCTCCTGATATGCACAAACATGCGGAATCAGCACGCTCGGACCATGCCGGTTTGCCGTCAGCCATTGTTGGCATTGGTTGCTCTGCCGGTGGGCTGGAAGCGCTGGAGGCATTTGTGGCGGGCATTACACCAGGCCTTGGCGTGTCGCTGGTGATTGTTCAGCATCTGGCACCCGACTTCGCCAGTATCCTGCCGGAATTGCTGGCCAGCCATACCCGGCTGGCTGTGCATGAGGCCCGGCACGGTACGCCGATTCTGCCCGATTGTATTTATGTGATTCCACCCAACAAGACTTTAAGCTTTGATCGTGGCTGCCTGTATCTTTCCACACCTCCGGCGGGGCTGCGCTTACCCGTCGATCACCTGTTTCACACGCTGGCCCATGGGCTGGGAAAGCGTAGCATCGGTGTCATCCTGTCCGGCATGGGGGAGGATGGCATGCTGGGTGTGCAGGAAATGAAGGCCTGTGGGGGGCGTACGTATGCGCAGGACCCGCTGACCGCACGTGCGGACAGTATGCCGCGCAGTGCAATAGAACGTGGTGTGATCGATTTCATTGCCAGCCCGGAACGCCTGGCAAGACTTGTGCTTGAGCAATGTACACAGCAGGAGGATGAGCGCCAGTCAGCAGCGCTGGCCGAGCCTGCCCAGCAAGAGGCCATGCGGGAAATCATTGCCTTGCTGCAACAACATACGGGCAATGACTTTTCGCATTACAAGCCCAATACCCTGAATCGCCGCATCGAGCGGCGCATGGCGCTGCTGCGACTGGACAGCATGCAAGCCTATGCCGAACATTTCCGCAGCAATCTGCAAGAGCGCGACTGGTTGCTCAAGGAATTGCTGATTGGCGTCACCCGGTTTTTCCGCGACACCGCCATGTGGGACTACTTGCGTGACATTGCCATGCCGGCGCTGTTTGCACAGTATCCGGCAGGCAAGGCATTACGCGCCTGGGTGCCTGCCTGCTCCAGTGGAGAGGAGGCCTATTCACTGGCCATCCTGTTTCGTGAGTCGCTGCTGTTGCATCAGCCCGCCGGGCAATTCAGCCTGAAAATCTATGCCACGGATCTGGATGGCGACGCCATCCAGCATGCACGGCGTGGCGTCTACTCGTGCAGCATTGCACCAGAAGTGGGGGAGGCGCGGCTGAAGCAGTATTTTGTGTACGAGGAAGATCAGTTCCGGGTGAGCAAGGATATCCGCGACATGGTGGTATTTGCCACACAGAACATCATTTCGGATCCGCCGTTTACCCGGCTGGACATCCTGTCATGTCGCAATCTGATGATTTATCTGGACTCCGTATTACAGGAAAAACTGCTTCCCCTGTTTCATTACGCACTCTGTAGCGGTGGAATTCTGGTGCTGGGCAGTGCGGAAACCATCGGCCGGTTTTCTACCCTGTTTGTACCGCTCGACAAGAAAAACCGTATCTTTTCCCGTGGAAACGAAGCGAGCAGCAGTCGCGCCCTGGAAATAGCACTGCGAACAGAGACGCGCTTGTTGCCGCAGATTGAAGAAACAATGCCAGATTACCGAAAAAGCCTTGAGTACCAGACTGATCAACTCATTCAGCAAAATTATGCGCCAGCAGGGGTATTGATAAATAACGACGGGGATATTCTCTATATCAGCGGCCGGGTGGGGAAATATCTGGAGCCGGCAGCCGGCAAGGTCAATGTGAACATCCATGCCATGGCACGCGAAGGTTTGGCTAGTGCACTGCATTCGGCGATCCAGCAAGTGCTGTCCGGAGAGGAAAGGGTGCAACTGCATGATTTGCAGGTCGATGTCTTTGGAACGCCACAGCGCTTTCATCTAACCGTTCAGCACATTCGGCAGCCTGCGGAGCTGCAGGGCCGACTGCTGGTGGTGTTTACCGAGGCACCACCACCCAAGGCCCGATCACGGCGCCGCATTCCTGCCAGCGAGCGTGAGCTGATGCTGGAGGATGAACTGGAACAAACCCGCAAGCTGCTGCGCTCGATGCAGGAAGACATGCAGATTGCCCTGGAAGAAATGAATTCCGGCAATGAAGAGCTGCAGGCTACCAACGAGGAACTGACGACTTCGCGCGAAGAGCTGCAATCGTTGAACGAAGAGCTGCAAACCATCAACGTCGAACTGCAGGCCAAGCTGGATGACCTGACCTGGGAACGCAATGACATGAACAACCTGCTGAACAGCACGGAGATTGCCACCGTATTCCTGGATGGTGACATGCGCTTGCGGCGTTTTACCCGCCATGCCACCACCCTGTTCAAGCTCATTCCCGGCGATATCGGCCGACCTTTGTCCGACATCCGCAGCGAACTGGAATATCCTCAGCTGCTTAACGATGCGACCAAGGTGTTGCAAACCCTTGTCTTTGAAGAAAAACGCGTACATAGCCACAACGGAAGGTGGTACCGCGTACGCATCATGCCTTACAGACGGCTGGACAACGTTATTGACGGTATCGTGATCACTTTCATCGACACGACGGAGATTGCCAGCCTGGAAGCGCGGCTGCAACAGCATATGGAGTAA